A single window of Aspergillus puulaauensis MK2 DNA, chromosome 5, nearly complete sequence DNA harbors:
- a CDS encoding uncharacterized protein (COG:E;~EggNog:ENOG410PQK9;~InterPro:IPR041492,IPR006439,IPR023198,IPR006328, IPR036412,IPR023214;~PFAM:PF13242,PF13419;~go_function: GO:0016787 - hydrolase activity [Evidence IEA];~go_function: GO:0019120 - hydrolase activity, acting on acid halide bonds, in C-halide compounds [Evidence IEA]), with protein MSRPGTPSMLFFDVLGTVVEWRFCIANQLKVAAERALQDETREIGVDVRGRVSGLATSTWDEITDEWHRSYMDFGRTYDPSKPFVPVDEHNRISLGNIFSDWHLRDLFKDNDLQNLALGWHRLDPYPDSVQGLALLNTKFPTSTLSNGNVKLLEDPQEHGSLPFKHLSSAEHFNAYKPAPEVYHAAARRFGLETSQCCLVAAHLHDLQAAKKCGFQTIYIARPLEEAWDAERVAQAKEEGFVDYWIDVDGSGLIDVARYFGIDTNA; from the coding sequence ATGTCACGACCTGGCACCCCTTCAATGCTATTTTTCGATGTCTTGGGGACAGTCGTTGAATGGAGATTTTGCATCGCGAACCAACTGAAGGTTGCAGCAGAAAGGGCCCTGCAAGATGAAACTCGGGAAATAGGTGTGGATGTGCGAGGACGTGTCTCCGGCTTAGCGACTTCGACCTGGGACGAGATCACTGACGAGTGGCACCGCTCTTATATGGACTTCGGCCGCACTTATGACCCTTCGAAGCCCTTTGTCCCTGTAGACGAGCACAATCGCATCTCCCTGGGCAATATCTTCTCCGACTGGCATCTGCGGGATCTATTCAAGGACAACGATCTCCAAAACTTGGCGCTTGGTTGGCATCGCCTTGATCCGTACCCTGACAGTGTGCAAGGCCTTGCGTTGCTCAACACCAAGTTTCCGACCTCCACATTATCCAACGGCAATGTCAAACTCCTCGAAGATCCACAGGAACATGGTTCTTTGCCATTCAAGCACCTCAGCAGTGCAGAGCATTTCAATGCTTACAAGCCGGCACCGGAAGTCTATCATGCGGCGGCTCGCAGATTCGGATTAGAGACTTCGCAATGTTGCCTGGTCGCTGCCCATCTTCACGACCTGCAAGCCGCCAAAAAGTGTGGCTTCCAGACAATCTACATCGCGCGCCCCTTGGAAGAGGCTTGGGATGCGGAACGCGTTGCCCAAGCTAAAGAAGAGGGATTTGTCGATTATTGGATTGATGTTGACGGCTCGGGCCTGATCGACGTTGCCCGATATTTTGGGATAGACACGAATGCATAG
- a CDS encoding cytochrome P450 (COG:Q;~EggNog:ENOG410PHH6;~InterPro:IPR001128,IPR017972,IPR002401,IPR036396;~PFAM:PF00067;~TransMembrane:3 (o17-37i44-62o74-95i);~go_function: GO:0005506 - iron ion binding [Evidence IEA];~go_function: GO:0016705 - oxidoreductase activity, acting on paired donors, with incorporation or reduction of molecular oxygen [Evidence IEA];~go_function: GO:0020037 - heme binding [Evidence IEA];~go_process: GO:0055114 - oxidation-reduction process [Evidence IEA]) encodes MADTPHKLLLAEICRPFNFSVTVALPILTGLVVHGLSQYREPPAHLALGFTIVLAPTAALALKDAWNVTIQEASWAVAFIYTLFATSLSFSMAIYRVFFHRLRHFPGPVSCTLSMWSWVINDWKGDRFYQIQKMHQQSGDYVRIGPRQISIADPDALKVIYGPTGPSTKATRGPWYEAQSMTPNVYSLQTQPKISDHNVRRRDWDPAFSIKALESYQPNILRNSELLMQQVERLSSKGLVDVKEGMLWFGFDVMGELGFGRSFGTLKDGKTSDIVHLVEFGVRAIKTMGNVPYLASILRLLPSPLIAFETWLKEALDWRLAKADMHESLDADVFAYLLGERGKHHRNLNKEELYQDCMLIVVAGSDTTSNALSIVLFELAKKLDLVQRLREEIDCLFPDGAPIDDFKKLRDDAPLINACLNEALRLWPPVPSGLDRHTPVPLAMPKGVVIPANTVVSTHCFSMHRDPRNFYEPNEFIPDRWINGPVESKPHNIKAFSPFGYGVTSCVGKNLAFMEMRVVLAMFIRRFDFTMKPEDAVRFSGSIRDQFVSCSGEMLMKVSPRKRVSAC; translated from the coding sequence ATGGCTGATACGCCGCACAAGCTCCTTCTCGCGGAAATCTGCAGGCCTTTCAACTTCAGCGTGACGGTTGCACTTCCAATACTGACTGGCCTCGTTGTGCATGGCCTGTCTCAATACCGCGAACCCCCGGCACATCTTGCCCTTGGCTTTACCATAGTCCTTGCGCCTACTGCGGCTCTTGCACTAAAGGATGCCTGGAATGTGACCATACAAGAAGCTAGCTGGGCGGTGGCCTTTATCTACACTCTATTCGCTACTAGTCTCTCATTCTCGATGGCTATATACCGTGTCTTCTTCCATCGTCTCCGTCATTTCCCAGGCCCTGTGTCATGCACACTGAGCATGTGGTCATGGGTCATCAATGATTGGAAAGGGGACCGCTTTTACCAGATTCAGAAGATGCACCAACAATCGGGAGACTACGTACGAATTGGCCCTCGCCAGATCTCCATTGCTGATCCGGACGCGCTTAAAGTGATTTACGGACCCACTGGGCCAAGTACCAAGGCAACTCGCGGCCCATGGTACGAGGCTCAGTCAATGACCCCTAATGTCTACAGTCTGCAAACACAGCCGAAGATCTCTGACCATAATGTTCGTCGTCGTGACTGGGATCCTGCCTTTAGCATCAAAGCACTCGAATCCTACCAGCCTAATATCCTTCGAAATTCAGAGCTGCTCATGCAGCAAGTCGAGCGACTATCATCCAAGGGTCTCGTGGATGTCAAGGAGGGTATGCTCTGGTTCGGCTTTGATGTTATGGGGGAACTCGGCTTTGGTCGCTCGTTTGGCACCCTGAAAGACGGAAAGACATCAGACATTGTCCACCTAGTCGAATTTGGTGTACGTGCTATTAAGACTATGGGCAATGTACCTTATCTTGCGTCTATCCTCCGCCTGCTGCCAAGCCCGCTAATCGCTTTCGAAACCTGGCTTAAAGAAGCCCTCGACTGGAGGCTGGCAAAGGCTGACATGCACGAGTCTCTTGACGCTGATGTGTTTGCGTACCTTCTTGGTGAACGAGGCAAGCATCATCGTAACCTTAATAAGGAGGAGCTCTATCAGGATTGCATGCTTATTGTGGTGGCTGGAAGCGACACAACTTCAAACGCCTTGTCGATCGTTCTGTTCGAGCTTGCTAAGAAACTCGACTTGGTCCAGCGCCTCCGCGAGGAGATCGATTGTCTGTTCCCCGACGGCGCACCCATTGATGACTTTAAAAAGCTTCGAGATGATGCGCCATTAATAAATGCATGCCTAAACGAGGCGCTCCGCCTGTGGCCTCCAGTCCCCTCCGGTTTGGACAGACACACTCCGGTCCCCTTGGCTATGCCAAAAGGTGTCGTGATTCCAGCCAACACTGTTGTTTCAACCCACTGTTTCTCCATGCACCGAGATCCGCGGAATTTCTACGAGCCCAACGAATTTATTCCGGACCGATGGATTAATGGTCCAGTGGAGTCCAAGCCTCATAATATTAAGGCCTTCTCTCCGTTTGGCTATGGGGTAACCTCTTGTGTCGGCAAGAACCTTGCCTTCATGGAAATGAGGGTGGTTCTTGCCATGTTCATACGCAGGTTTGACTTCACGATGAAGCCGGAAGACGCGGTAAGATTCAGCGGCTCCATCCGGGACCAATTTGTTTCTTGTTCTGGTGAAATGTTAATGAAAGTTTCCCCGCGGAAGCGAGTATCTGCTTGCTAA